From Prosthecobacter vanneervenii, the proteins below share one genomic window:
- a CDS encoding carboxypeptidase regulatory-like domain-containing protein, giving the protein MTRVKHTVSRQAASAAFGVVMLIANVSCGKAPEAAAQAELSPAVEIAETPSISGKVTLKGADAAKLQKIVDVGGNPFCTGHGDIADPTWKVSPDGALADAVITVRGSQRASNASAAPLIDQTKCEFVPHTVSIQPGQTVRFHNSDLTFHNIRVARYEGRGKTANIDNFGQPSRGDENVKAFNAPGIYRLECDVHRWMNAWVFVHEGAHSAVSSADGRFSISRALADGDYVVEAWHPQFPQTITHTVTVRDGKATADFEFDFAKAHTL; this is encoded by the coding sequence ATGACCCGTGTGAAGCATACCGTCTCCCGCCAGGCAGCCAGCGCTGCCTTCGGAGTCGTCATGCTGATCGCGAATGTAAGCTGCGGCAAAGCGCCTGAGGCGGCTGCTCAGGCAGAGCTCTCCCCTGCTGTCGAGATCGCTGAAACCCCGAGCATCTCAGGGAAGGTGACCCTGAAGGGAGCCGATGCCGCCAAGCTTCAGAAGATCGTGGACGTCGGTGGCAATCCGTTTTGTACCGGCCATGGCGACATTGCCGATCCCACATGGAAGGTCTCTCCTGACGGAGCGCTTGCCGATGCCGTGATCACCGTGCGTGGCAGCCAGCGTGCCAGCAATGCCTCCGCAGCTCCGCTCATCGACCAGACCAAGTGCGAATTCGTCCCGCATACTGTGTCCATCCAGCCCGGCCAGACAGTACGCTTCCACAACAGCGATCTTACCTTCCACAACATCCGCGTGGCTCGCTATGAAGGGCGGGGAAAAACCGCCAATATCGACAATTTTGGCCAGCCTTCCCGTGGGGATGAAAACGTAAAAGCCTTCAACGCTCCTGGCATCTACCGCTTGGAGTGCGATGTGCACCGCTGGATGAACGCATGGGTGTTCGTTCACGAAGGTGCCCACAGCGCTGTCTCGTCCGCAGATGGCCGCTTCTCCATTTCCAGAGCCTTGGCCGACGGCGATTACGTTGTCGAAGCCTGGCACCCGCAGTTCCCGCAAACCATCACCCACACCGTCACAGTCCGTGATGGCAAAGCCACGGCTGATTTCGAATTCGACTTCGCCAAGGCCCACACCCTCTGA
- a CDS encoding c-type cytochrome, protein MSAPAHPDSTDLDRLHSAVKREKEDLAPQNQPAPLWAIFLLMLVAIIAGGQLGPIMNGAGVSFESSNLFVSSGSGDPRPGGAGAGAALDPFALAMKKGASGYSVCGGCHQGNGGGIPGQFPPLAGSEYVLGGTERLVRIVQHGLTGPVTVKGQAFNTPGGMQPFGAAMSSQDLANVLTYIRNTWGNEATMITKEMVQKVRDEEKRTSQWTAADLEPFAKKDIPGDIPAGPGATAAAAK, encoded by the coding sequence ATGAGCGCACCCGCCCATCCCGACAGCACCGATCTCGACCGCCTTCACTCTGCCGTGAAGCGCGAGAAGGAAGATCTTGCTCCTCAAAACCAGCCCGCCCCTCTTTGGGCGATCTTCCTGCTCATGCTCGTCGCCATCATTGCCGGCGGCCAGCTTGGCCCCATCATGAACGGTGCAGGCGTGAGCTTTGAGTCCAGCAATCTCTTTGTCAGCTCTGGCAGCGGCGACCCCCGCCCCGGCGGTGCTGGTGCTGGTGCAGCTCTGGATCCTTTCGCTCTCGCCATGAAAAAAGGCGCCAGCGGCTACTCCGTCTGCGGCGGTTGCCATCAGGGCAACGGTGGCGGTATCCCCGGCCAGTTCCCTCCTCTGGCTGGCTCTGAGTACGTTCTGGGCGGCACTGAGCGCCTTGTCCGCATTGTGCAGCACGGTCTGACTGGCCCTGTGACTGTCAAAGGCCAGGCCTTCAACACCCCCGGCGGCATGCAGCCCTTCGGCGCTGCCATGTCCTCCCAAGACCTCGCCAACGTGCTGACCTACATCCGCAATACCTGGGGTAACGAAGCCACCATGATCACCAAGGAAATGGTGCAGAAAGTCCGTGACGAAGAGAAGCGCACCTCCCAGTGGACCGCTGCTGACCTGGAGCCCTTCGCCAAGAAGGACATCCCTGGCGACATTCCTGCCGGCCCAGGTGCAACTGCCGCCGCCGCCAAGTAA
- a CDS encoding cbb3-type cytochrome c oxidase subunit II produces MMNFRTFILGLAASFGLPWLCLIVLPAMKYEALTPVAYDKDKDGVEGYFPPAPVNGQGQLVYVREGCNQCHTQMIRPIQLGLDGWYKGWGQDQEGRPAAPVRSNVLRDYLSEKYALLGIQRVGPDLANYGWRAPDVNALHVHLYAPRSVHDWSTMPSYKQLYKLQKIQGPESERALKLPKHFAPPAGYEVVPTPEADRLVEYLLSLKKDYPVPGQSAAVAAAPAKK; encoded by the coding sequence ATGATGAACTTCCGCACTTTCATTCTTGGTCTGGCCGCCTCTTTCGGCCTGCCTTGGCTCTGCCTCATCGTCCTCCCGGCGATGAAGTACGAAGCTCTCACCCCCGTCGCTTACGACAAGGACAAGGACGGCGTTGAAGGCTATTTCCCTCCTGCTCCAGTCAATGGTCAGGGCCAGCTTGTCTATGTCCGCGAGGGCTGCAACCAGTGCCACACCCAGATGATCCGCCCCATTCAGCTCGGTCTGGACGGCTGGTACAAAGGCTGGGGCCAGGATCAGGAAGGACGCCCTGCGGCTCCTGTCCGTTCCAATGTGCTTCGCGATTACCTCAGCGAAAAGTACGCCCTCCTCGGCATCCAGCGCGTTGGTCCGGACCTCGCCAACTACGGCTGGCGCGCTCCTGATGTGAATGCTCTTCACGTCCACCTGTATGCCCCTCGCTCGGTGCATGACTGGAGCACGATGCCGTCCTACAAGCAGCTCTACAAGCTGCAGAAGATCCAGGGTCCTGAGTCTGAACGCGCACTCAAGCTGCCAAAACACTTCGCCCCTCCTGCTGGCTACGAAGTCGTTCCGACTCCGGAAGCCGACCGCCTCGTCGAATACCTTCTCTCCTTGAAAAAGGATTACCCCGTCCCCGGACAGAGCGCAGCCGTCGCTGCCGCTCCCGCCAAAAAGTAG